One window of the Desulfobacterales bacterium genome contains the following:
- a CDS encoding flavodoxin domain-containing protein, which yields MATTEILKNIHWVGAVDWNIRDFHGYSTEKGTTYNAYLIKDEKIALFDTVKKELKGNLIHHLRSLVEPTAIDYIIVNHVEMDHSGCLPEIIDLVKPEKIFCSRAGKKALLEHFHCQDWPLETVKTGDSISLGSRTVSFLETRMLHWPDSMMSYIPEDRLLISSDAFGQHWATSERFNDELEPAELMGHAAKYYANILLLFAPLIQKLLAKVADMGLEIEMIAPDHGLIWRTDPGQIIAAYEKWSQQECRDKAVIIYDSMWKSTEKMARAVYNGLVSEGIHVRMMNMHHTHRSDVMTEVLDARAIIFGSPTLNNGILPKMADIITYMKGLKPRGRIGAAFGSYGWSGEAVKILTTALEEMRIKVAVPGIRIRNVPDHESLVPCGEMGRAIAGLIKEQT from the coding sequence ATGGCAACAACGGAAATCTTGAAAAACATCCACTGGGTCGGGGCGGTGGACTGGAACATCCGCGACTTTCACGGCTATTCCACGGAAAAAGGCACCACCTATAACGCCTACCTGATCAAGGACGAGAAGATCGCCCTGTTCGACACGGTCAAAAAGGAGCTGAAGGGCAATCTCATCCATCATCTGCGCAGCCTGGTCGAGCCCACTGCCATTGACTATATCATTGTCAACCACGTGGAGATGGACCATTCCGGCTGTCTGCCGGAGATCATCGACCTGGTCAAGCCGGAAAAAATCTTCTGCTCCCGGGCCGGCAAAAAGGCGCTGCTCGAACATTTCCACTGCCAGGACTGGCCCCTGGAAACGGTCAAGACCGGCGACTCGATCAGCCTGGGCTCCCGCACCGTCAGTTTCCTGGAGACCCGGATGCTCCACTGGCCGGACAGCATGATGTCATACATCCCCGAGGACAGGCTGCTGATCTCCAGCGACGCCTTTGGCCAGCACTGGGCCACTTCCGAACGGTTCAACGACGAGCTGGAGCCGGCCGAGCTGATGGGCCATGCGGCCAAGTACTATGCCAACATCCTGCTGCTCTTCGCGCCGCTGATCCAGAAACTGCTGGCCAAGGTCGCGGACATGGGGCTTGAGATCGAAATGATCGCCCCGGACCACGGGCTTATCTGGCGCACCGATCCGGGCCAAATCATCGCCGCCTATGAGAAATGGAGCCAACAGGAATGCCGGGACAAGGCGGTGATTATCTACGATTCCATGTGGAAGAGCACCGAAAAAATGGCCCGGGCGGTTTACAACGGCCTGGTGTCCGAGGGGATACATGTGCGGATGATGAACATGCATCATACCCATCGCAGCGACGTGATGACCGAGGTGCTGGACGCCAGGGCGATCATTTTCGGCTCCCCGACCCTGAACAACGGAATCCTGCCCAAGATGGCGGATATCATCACCTATATGAAGGGATTGAAGCCCAGGGGCCGGATCGGCGCGGCCTTTGGCTCCTACGGCTGGAGCGGCGAGGCGGTCAAGATCCTTACCACCGCCCTGGAGGAGATGCGGATCAAGGTGGCGGTCCCGGGGATCAGGATCAGAAACGTACCCGACCATGAGAGCCTGGTTCCCTGCGGCGAAATGGGCCGGGCAATAGCCGGGCTGATCAAGGAACAGACGTAA
- a CDS encoding HD domain-containing protein — translation MDGDDGTRNSVPSRDFCFRLMARYGMLANIRAHSILVARIAEALSLDLARAGLKLTPELAVAGGLLHDIGKTLCLNTGRDHARVGRDICLGHDLDTIAPIVAEHVILTNYSAEQPITEKEIVYYADKRVNHDQVVSLADRLAYIIATYGRDNPRIQSKIKKNYIRCQELEARIFAHLDFPCQYLAARVKKQPWEEPGYF, via the coding sequence GTGGATGGAGATGACGGAACCAGAAACAGCGTACCCAGCCGGGACTTCTGCTTCCGGTTGATGGCCCGCTACGGGATGCTGGCCAACATCAGGGCCCACTCCATCCTGGTGGCCAGGATCGCCGAGGCACTCAGCCTCGACCTGGCCCGGGCCGGACTGAAGCTGACCCCGGAACTAGCCGTGGCCGGGGGACTGCTCCACGACATCGGCAAGACCCTCTGCCTCAATACCGGCCGCGACCACGCCAGGGTCGGCCGGGACATCTGCCTGGGCCACGACCTGGACACCATTGCCCCCATCGTGGCCGAGCATGTGATCCTCACCAACTATTCCGCCGAGCAGCCGATCACTGAAAAGGAGATCGTCTACTATGCCGATAAACGGGTCAACCATGACCAGGTGGTGAGCCTGGCCGACCGGCTGGCGTACATCATTGCCACCTATGGTCGCGACAACCCGCGGATCCAGTCGAAAATCAAGAAAAATTATATCCGCTGCCAGGAGCTTGAGGCCCGGATCTTTGCTCATCTTGACTTTCCGTGCCAATACCTGGCGGCCCGGGTCAAAAAACAGCCATGGGAAGAACCAGGTTATTTTTAA
- a CDS encoding ferritin, translated as MLSAKMTEAFNRQINAEFFSGYLYLSMSAFFESRGLSGFAGWMRQQAQEELFHGMKMFDFVNERGGRAVMTAIDQPATEWDSVPAVFAETLAHEQKVTGLINDLVNLAMDERDHASTIFLQWFVSEQVEEEATAGGIVDKLRLINNDPNGIFMLDRELGQRVFTLPTGKE; from the coding sequence ATGCTGAGCGCAAAGATGACCGAGGCCTTTAACCGACAGATCAATGCCGAGTTCTTTTCAGGCTACCTCTACCTTTCCATGTCCGCCTTTTTCGAGTCCCGGGGGTTGAGCGGCTTTGCCGGCTGGATGCGCCAGCAGGCCCAGGAGGAACTCTTCCACGGGATGAAGATGTTTGATTTTGTCAACGAACGGGGCGGCCGTGCTGTAATGACCGCCATTGACCAGCCGGCCACGGAGTGGGATTCAGTCCCAGCGGTGTTTGCCGAGACCCTGGCCCATGAGCAAAAGGTCACCGGCCTGATCAACGACCTGGTCAACCTGGCCATGGACGAGCGGGACCATGCCTCGACCATCTTCCTGCAGTGGTTCGTATCCGAACAGGTGGAAGAAGAGGCCACTGCCGGGGGGATTGTCGACAAGCTCAGGTTGATCAACAACGACCCCAACGGGATATTCATGCTGGACCGGGAACTGGGCCAGCGGGTTTTCACCCTGCCCACGGGCAAGGAATAG
- a CDS encoding rubrerythrin family protein, with product MNSLKGTQTEKNLLTAFAGESQARNRYTYFASQAKKEGYVQISAIFEETANQEKEHAKRLFKFLEGGELEISAAFPAGVISTTRDNLTASAGGENYEYSEMYPRFAEVAMQEGFKEIASVFMAIAKAEQYHEERYLTLAANIETGRVFKRDEEQTWRCRNCGYNHQGTEAPETCPACAHGQAHFELVDDNF from the coding sequence ATGAACTCTTTAAAGGGAACACAGACCGAGAAAAACCTGCTCACCGCATTTGCCGGTGAGTCCCAGGCGCGCAACCGCTACACCTATTTTGCCTCCCAGGCCAAAAAGGAGGGCTATGTCCAGATCAGCGCCATCTTCGAGGAGACCGCCAACCAGGAAAAGGAGCATGCCAAGCGGCTGTTCAAGTTTCTGGAAGGCGGCGAGTTGGAGATTTCCGCCGCCTTTCCGGCCGGGGTCATCTCCACCACCCGGGACAACCTGACCGCATCGGCCGGGGGCGAGAATTACGAGTACAGCGAGATGTACCCGCGGTTTGCCGAGGTTGCGATGCAGGAGGGCTTCAAGGAGATCGCCTCGGTTTTCATGGCCATTGCCAAGGCTGAGCAGTATCATGAGGAACGCTACCTGACCCTGGCCGCCAACATCGAAACCGGCCGGGTGTTCAAGCGCGACGAGGAGCAGACCTGGCGGTGCCGCAACTGCGGCTACAACCACCAGGGCACGGAGGCCCCTGAGACCTGCCCGGCCTGCGCCCACGGCCAGGCCCATTTCGAGCTGGTTGACGACAACTTCTAG
- a CDS encoding radical SAM protein → MDFDVKWIAWEVTRRCNLHCVHCRSSSEPEIQGHPDFSFAEACRVLDDISSYARPVVVLSGGEPLLRDDVFDIAAHGADKGLRMCLATNGTLVNDAICARIKTAGIRMVSLSLDGSTAEIHDNFRNQPGAFAGTIRAAGLFKKHNIPFLINSSFTRRNQEDIADIYRLAKDLGATAWYMFMIVPTGRGREIMAELISREEYEEILEWHYRMEKEEDELLVRPTCAPHYYRIVLQKARQDKEKFKRRSLKFSTGGAKGCLAGQLICLLDVDGNVLPCSYFPMAAGNVREQSFREIWENSKLFQDLRDFKSYKGRCGQCEYLNVCGGCRARAYAMTGDYLAEEPFCGYQPIKMKKQRN, encoded by the coding sequence ATGGATTTTGACGTGAAATGGATCGCCTGGGAGGTGACCCGGCGCTGCAATCTGCATTGCGTGCACTGCCGCTCATCCTCGGAACCGGAGATCCAGGGCCATCCCGACTTTTCCTTTGCCGAGGCCTGCCGGGTCCTTGACGATATCAGCTCCTATGCCCGGCCGGTGGTGGTGCTCTCCGGCGGCGAACCCCTGCTGCGCGACGACGTGTTCGACATTGCCGCCCACGGCGCGGACAAGGGGTTGCGGATGTGCCTGGCCACCAACGGCACCCTGGTCAACGATGCGATCTGCGCCAGGATAAAGACCGCCGGTATCCGGATGGTTTCCCTGAGCCTGGACGGCTCCACCGCTGAAATCCACGACAATTTCCGCAACCAGCCCGGGGCCTTTGCCGGAACGATCCGGGCGGCCGGGCTTTTCAAGAAGCACAACATCCCCTTTCTGATCAACTCTTCCTTTACCAGGCGCAACCAGGAAGATATCGCCGATATCTACCGGCTGGCCAAGGATCTGGGGGCCACGGCCTGGTACATGTTCATGATCGTGCCCACCGGACGGGGCCGGGAGATCATGGCCGAACTGATCTCCAGGGAGGAGTACGAAGAGATCCTGGAATGGCATTACCGGATGGAAAAGGAAGAGGATGAGCTGCTGGTCCGCCCCACCTGCGCCCCCCATTATTACCGGATCGTGCTGCAGAAGGCCAGGCAGGACAAGGAGAAGTTCAAACGGCGTTCGCTCAAGTTCTCCACCGGCGGGGCCAAGGGTTGCCTGGCCGGTCAGCTCATCTGCCTGCTCGACGTGGACGGCAATGTCCTGCCCTGCAGCTATTTCCCCATGGCGGCCGGCAATGTCCGCGAGCAGTCCTTCAGGGAGATCTGGGAAAACTCGAAACTGTTTCAGGACCTGCGGGATTTCAAGAGCTACAAGGGCCGTTGCGGTCAATGCGAATATCTCAACGTCTGCGGCGGCTGCCGGGCCAGGGCCTATGCGATGACCGGCGACTACCTGGCCGAGGAGCCGTTCTGCGGCTACCAGCCCATAAAAATGAAAAAACAACGCAACTGA
- a CDS encoding HEAT repeat domain-containing protein, whose translation MRIMRHKQRIFRLLRGDDLGLLLAELELLAPEQVLNPLFSGICRAEEHIRWQAIIAMGATVARLADADMEAARVVMRRLMWSLNDESGGIGWGAAESMAEIMAIHEGLAGEYGHMQVAYMREDGNYQELEAMQQGVIWGVGRLTLARPGLMKKWRAALYLPPYLQSRDGAVRGLAAWALGLLKARQAGPMINRLVGDQQEVRLFVDRQLKKTTVDELAQGALALLS comes from the coding sequence ATGCGGATCATGCGGCATAAACAGCGGATCTTCCGGCTGCTCAGGGGTGATGACCTCGGGTTGCTGCTGGCCGAGCTTGAGCTGCTGGCCCCGGAACAGGTGTTGAACCCGCTGTTCTCCGGGATCTGCCGGGCCGAAGAGCACATCCGCTGGCAGGCGATCATTGCCATGGGCGCCACCGTGGCCCGGCTGGCCGACGCGGACATGGAGGCGGCCCGGGTGGTGATGCGACGTCTTATGTGGAGCTTAAACGATGAATCAGGCGGCATCGGCTGGGGCGCGGCCGAGTCCATGGCCGAGATCATGGCGATCCATGAGGGCCTGGCCGGAGAGTATGGCCACATGCAGGTGGCATACATGCGCGAGGACGGTAATTATCAGGAACTCGAAGCAATGCAGCAAGGGGTGATCTGGGGGGTGGGCCGGCTCACCCTGGCCCGGCCCGGGCTGATGAAAAAGTGGCGGGCCGCCCTTTATCTCCCGCCCTATCTGCAGAGCAGGGACGGCGCGGTGCGGGGTCTGGCCGCCTGGGCCCTGGGATTGCTCAAGGCCCGGCAGGCCGGGCCAATGATCAACAGACTTGTGGGCGACCAGCAGGAGGTACGCCTCTTTGTTGACCGGCAACTGAAAAAAACCACGGTGGATGAGCTGGCCCAGGGGGCACTGGCCCTCCTCTCATAA
- a CDS encoding desulfoferrodoxin, producing MTEILQVYKCELCGNMVELVHTGAGELVCCGQPMTLLAENSVDAAREKHVPMVTGIKGGYKVSVGSVAHPMEEKHYIEWIELIAGDVAYRRFLKPGDAPEATFMINADTVTAREYCNLHRLWKS from the coding sequence ATGACAGAGATACTGCAGGTCTACAAGTGCGAGCTGTGCGGCAACATGGTCGAGTTGGTCCATACCGGGGCCGGCGAGCTGGTCTGTTGCGGCCAGCCCATGACCTTACTGGCCGAGAACAGCGTGGACGCGGCCCGGGAAAAGCATGTGCCAATGGTGACCGGGATCAAGGGCGGCTACAAGGTCAGCGTCGGCTCGGTGGCCCATCCGATGGAAGAGAAGCATTATATCGAATGGATCGAGCTGATTGCCGGTGATGTTGCCTATCGTCGATTTCTCAAGCCGGGCGATGCGCCGGAGGCAACATTCATGATCAACGCCGACACGGTTACCGCCCGGGAGTACTGCAACCTGCATCGGCTCTGGAAGAGCTGA
- the hemE gene encoding uroporphyrinogen decarboxylase — translation MNDTFLKACLGEKTDYTPVWMMRQAGRYLPDYQRVRGKVSFLELCKTPELACQVTLQPVDILGVDAAILFSDILIPMEAMGLTLRFLEKRGPVFPDPVRSRAAVDRLIIPDPDDETGFVMQTIRLLRQELKVPLIGFSGAPFTLATYLIEGGSSKFFFETKKMMFTEPELYHRLLDKITDCTSLYLKAQAAAGAQALQIFDSWAGVLAPGDFARFALPYVQRIIRELRQTTDVPIIYFANNGATLLELSKTSGADVLGLDWRVDIGAAADQVGDQVSLQGNLDPIALLLPERELAARVEKILANGRKARGHICNLGHGIQPTTPPEQAKLFIDLVHELGGKTKTE, via the coding sequence ATGAACGATACCTTTCTCAAGGCCTGCCTGGGCGAAAAAACAGACTATACCCCGGTGTGGATGATGCGCCAGGCCGGACGCTATCTGCCCGACTACCAGCGGGTGCGCGGCAAGGTAAGCTTTCTCGAGCTGTGCAAGACCCCGGAGCTTGCCTGCCAGGTCACCCTGCAACCGGTGGATATCCTCGGGGTGGACGCGGCGATCCTGTTTTCCGATATCCTGATCCCCATGGAGGCGATGGGACTTACCCTGCGGTTCCTGGAAAAACGGGGTCCGGTCTTTCCGGACCCGGTCCGGAGCCGGGCCGCGGTGGACCGGTTGATCATCCCGGACCCGGATGATGAAACCGGTTTTGTGATGCAGACCATCCGCCTGCTGCGCCAGGAACTCAAGGTGCCCCTGATCGGCTTTTCCGGGGCCCCCTTTACCCTGGCCACCTACCTGATCGAGGGCGGCTCCTCCAAGTTCTTCTTTGAGACCAAGAAGATGATGTTCACCGAGCCGGAACTCTACCACCGGCTGCTGGACAAGATCACCGACTGCACCTCGCTCTATCTCAAGGCCCAGGCCGCGGCCGGGGCCCAGGCCCTGCAGATATTCGATTCCTGGGCCGGGGTCCTGGCGCCGGGCGACTTCGCCCGCTTCGCCCTGCCCTATGTGCAGCGGATCATCCGCGAACTGCGGCAGACAACCGATGTGCCGATCATCTACTTTGCCAACAACGGCGCCACCCTGCTCGAACTGTCCAAAACCTCGGGCGCCGACGTGCTCGGGCTTGACTGGCGGGTTGACATCGGTGCTGCCGCCGACCAGGTGGGCGACCAGGTGTCGCTCCAGGGCAACCTCGATCCCATTGCCCTGCTCCTGCCGGAAAGGGAGCTTGCGGCCCGGGTGGAGAAAATACTGGCCAACGGCCGCAAGGCCCGGGGCCATATCTGCAACCTCGGCCACGGCATCCAGCCCACCACCCCGCCGGAACAGGCAAAACTGTTCATTGACCTGGTACACGAACTGGGCGGAAAAACAAAGACCGAGTAG